A region of Lycium barbarum isolate Lr01 chromosome 1, ASM1917538v2, whole genome shotgun sequence DNA encodes the following proteins:
- the LOC132600270 gene encoding dof zinc finger protein DOF5.4, protein MQDIHPIGGGGGGGGGRFFHGGDRRLRPNHHLNHQQALKCPRCDSLNTKFCYYNNYNLSQPRHFCKSCRRYWTKGGVLRNVPVGGGCRKSKRSKPKSTPTTEPADADAQEEHKSDDHSSSESSSLTATTTAATAVNATSGGPTTEDVSATSSNSASTYLNFHESNFFLPHSTNQTFVDHQPLMENNSAEPQFQDIANFTNMMTSSNDQSMLGFNMSDIPGYRLPENQNSNDQWNQQMKMEQMGTGYLHQTGRVEFPGLQQSMVNNSELAPLDHGMYDLTGTVDQSYWSQTQWGENDDSLNFLP, encoded by the coding sequence ATGCAAGATATACATCCGATCGGAGGTGGAGGTGGAGGTGGAGGCGGACGGTTTTTCCACGGTGGAGACCGTAGACTAAGGCCAAACCATCACCTAAACCACCAACAAGCCTTAAAGTGTCCACGTTGTGATTCTCTCAACACAAAATTCTGTTACTACAACAACTACAATCTCTCTCAGCCACGTCACTTCTGCAAGAGTTGCCGGCGTTACTGGACTAAAGGCGGTGTCCTTCGTAACGTCCCTGTGGGTGGTGGTTGCCGGAAAAGCAAGCGTTCCAAACCTAAATCCACTCCTACTACCGAACCTGCTGACGCGGACGCTCAAGAAGAACATAAGTCCGATGATCATTCTAGTAGTGAGAGTTCTAGTCTTACTGCGACAACAACAGCTGCAACCGCGGTGAATGCTACTTCTGGTGGGCCTACCACTGAAGATGTGTCGGCCACTTCATCAAACTCAGCTTCAACTTATCTCAACTTTCATGAGTCCAACTTTTTCTTACCTCATAGTACTAACCAAACTTTCGTTGATCATCAGCCGTTAATGGAAAATAACTCAGCAGAACCTCAGTTTCAGGACATTGCGAACTTTACAAACATGATGACGTCATCGAATGATCAATCTATGTTAGGGTTTAACATGTCTGATATTCCGGGTTACCGGTTGCCGGAAAACCAGAATTCAAATGACCAGTGGAATCAACAAATGAAGATGGAACAGATGGGTACGGGTTACTTGCATCAAACGGGTCGGGTTGAGTTTCCTGGGTTACAGCAGAGCATGGTAAACAACAGTGAACTTGCTCCACTGGATCATGGGATGTATGATTTAACGGGAACCGTTGATCAATCTTACTGGAGTCAAACACAGTGGGGTGAAAATGATGACTCACTCAATTTTCTACCTTGA
- the LOC132600281 gene encoding D-aminoacyl-tRNA deacylase-like gives MINIGLFCQLARTSILLHPRRITSSFRTKHCFRTFSIKNIKDFPSCCRGMVTLIVATTIDPASIGPASALLAMPGWHPGPPIQDMPSFVNQDVRLLKTDSSIVREDHLDARWKETTGETVDEVIFLSKHTAASNRPALTVHPIGVPHLTEGEQLPVGGKPAWAAPPNPRIGPWFRLLKSVADSHNLTPEFEVTLEATHHGPVTNAPTMFVEIGSTDEYWKRQDAAQAIALLVWEGLGLGGGAAVGDWSRSCSQQKVLLGIGGGHYVPRHMDIVRKDGVWVGHLLAGYSLLMEDPGPSKAQANLEVGGTWKQAIRVAFDTTRSAFPQGEVLAHLDNKSFKGWQRNAIAGFLAEQNIKVGKPSDFC, from the exons ATGATCAATATTGGGCTTTTTTGTCAACTGGCAAGAACCAGCATACTCCTTCATCCTCGTAGAATAACATCAAGTTTTAGAACAAAACATTGCTTCAGGACATTTTCCATCAAGAATATAAAAGATTTCCCTAGCTGTTGCAGAGGAATGGTGACATTAATAGTGGCCACCACCATAGACCCGGCTTCCATTGGCCCTGCCTCTGCCCTTTTAGCTATGCCTGGCTGGCACCCTGGTCCTCCTATCCAG GATATGCCAAGTTTTGTGAATCAAGATGTAAGGCTATTGAAAACTGATAGCAGCATTGTGAGAGAGGACCACTTGGACGCACGTTGGAAAGAGACGACAGGCGAGACGGTTGATGAGGTTATCTTTCTTAGCAAGCACACTGCTGCATCTAACCGTCCAGCACTCACAGTTCACCCCATAG GTGTGCCTCACCTAACAGAAGGGGAGCAGCTGCCGGTAGGTGGGAAGCCTGCCTGGGCTGCACCGCCTAACCCGCGTATAGGACCATGGTTTAGACTGTTGAAATCTGTTGCTGACTCACATAATCTAACTCCTGAATTTGAG GTCACATTGGAAGCTACACATCATGGACCTGTAACTAATGCACCCACAATGTTTGTCGAGATCG GTAGCACAGACGAGTACTGGAAGAGGCAGGATGCTGCACAAGCCATTGCCTTA TTAGTTTGGGAAGGACTAGGGCTCGGGGGAGGAGCTGCGGTCGGCGATTGGAGCAG AAGTTGTAGTCAGCAAAAGGTCCTCCTAGGAATTGGTGGGGGACATTATGTACCACGGCATATGGATATAGTTCG GAAAGATGGAGTTTGGGTCGGACACCTTCTTGCTGGATATTCATTACTAATGGAGGATCCTGGTCCATCTAAAGCGCAGGCCAACTTGGAGGTGGGTGGAACCTGGAAACAAGCAATCAGAGTTGCTTTTGACACTACTAGATCAGCTTTTCCTCAAGGAGAAGTACTAGCACATCTTGATAACAA GAGTTTCAAAGGTTGGCAAAGAAATGCTATAGCGGGATTTCTAGCAGAGCAGAACATAAAAGTTGGGAAGCCGAGTGACTTCTGCTGA
- the LOC132600291 gene encoding isoaspartyl peptidase/L-asparaginase-like, which produces MGWAIALHGGAGDIPRDLPLELRELRESCLHRCLDIAIDAFNARKSPLDIVELVVRELENDPHFNAGRGSVLTDNGTVEMEACIMDGTTKKCGAVSGLTTVVNAVSLARLVMEKTPHIYLAFEGAEAFAREQGVETIDSRHFITPKNIERLKQAKAANSVQVDYTQPIPIVDEPPVPNGDSQIGTVGCVAVDSSGNLAAATSTGGLVNKMVGRIGDTPLVGAGTYANKFCAVSCTGKGEEIIRSTVARDVAALMEYKGLTLKEATNYVIKECTPQGTTGLIAVSATGEVVTPFNTTGMFRACATQDGRSEIGIW; this is translated from the exons ATGGGTTGGGCAATCGCATTGCACGGTGGTGCTGGTGACATTCCCCGTGATCTTCCACTGGAGTTGCGTGAACTCAGAGAATCCTGTCTCCACCGTTGCTTAGACATCGCCATTGACGCTTTTAATGCCCGCAAATCACCTTTGGACATTGTTGAACTTGTG GTGCGAGAACTGGAAAATGACCCACACTTCAATGCTGGTAGAGGTTCGGTCTTGACCGACAATGGCACCGTAGAAATGGAAGCTTGCATCATGGATGGAACTACAAAGAAATGTGGAGCTGTTTCTGGCCTCACCACAGTTGTTAATGCTGTATCTCTGGCTAGGCTAGTCATGGAGAAAACTCCACATATATATCTTGCATTTGAGGGTGCAGAAGCATTTGCTAGGGAACAG GGGGTTGAAACCATAGACTCGAGGCATTTTATCACTCCGAAAAATATTGAGAGATTGAAACAAGCAAAAGCAGCTAACAGCGTTCAG GTTGATTATACACAGCCTATACCAATAGTTGATGAACCACCAGTTCCCAATGGGGATAGCCAAATTGGGACAGTAGGATGTGTAGCTGTCGACAGTTCTGGAAATTTAGCGGCTGCTACGTCTACTGGAGGACTAGTGAACAAGATGGTTGGTAGAATAGGAGATACCCCCCTTGTTGGTGCTGGGACATATGCAAATAAATTCTGTGCAGTGTCTTGTACAGGCAAAGGAGAAGAAATTATCCGCTCGACTGTAGCAAGAGATGTGGCTGCTCTAATGGAATACAAAGGGCTAACTCTGAAGGAAGCAACAAATTACGTTATAAAAGAATGTACACCACAAGGGACTACTGGCTTGATTGCTGTGTCTGCCACAGGGGAAGTTGTTACACCATTTAATACCACTGGCATGTTTAGAGCTTGTGCTACTCAAGATGGAAGATCAGAAATAGGAATTTGGTAA
- the LOC132600319 gene encoding subtilisin inhibitor-like, with product MAEEPKKVPDELPKESSPAPLPIPDWSNPPTPAGKMSWPELLGVAAEEAERKIKEEKPELNVHIIPPNSMVTMDYRLERVRLFVDESGKVAQEPRLG from the exons ATGGCAGAGGAGCCAAAGAAGGTCCCTGATGAACTTCCTAAAGAATCATCACCAGCCCCATTACCCATTCCTG ATTGGAGTAACCCACCAACGCCAGCTGGGAAAATGTCATGGCCAGAATTACTAGGAGTGGCAGCAGAGGAAGCAGAGAGGAAGATAAAGGAGGAGAAACCAGAGCTGAATGTACATATTATTCCACCTAATTCCATGGTTACTATGGATTACCGTTTAGAAAGGGTTCGTCTCTTTGTGGATGAATCTGGAAAAGTTGCTCAAGAGCCTAGACTTGGCTAA
- the LOC132600299 gene encoding ADP,ATP carrier protein ER-ANT1 isoform X1: MMFVVVDWDHDDNIHQESRIKEKKLGPKMENRSEKFSVDFLIGGTAAILAKSAAAPIERVKLLLQNQGELMKRGQLKRPYLGIGDCFRRVLREEGFLSMWRGNQANVIRYFPTQASNFAFKGYYKNLFGYSKEKDGYVKWFAGNVASGSAAGATTSMFLYHLDYARTRLAMDAHHCPLHGKRQFKGLIDVYGKTLSSDGIVGLYRGFGASIMGITLYRGMYFGIYDSMKPIVLVGPLKDNFPASFMLGWSITTFSGVCAYPFDTVRRRMMLTSGQETKYRNSMHALREIIRVEGFAALFRGVSANMLYGVAGAGVLAGYDKLHQIVYRPSLIEPSTNKSFA; this comes from the exons ATGATGTTTGTGGTCGTAGATTGGGATCATGATGATAACATCCACCAGGAAAGTAG GATTAAGGAGAAAAAGTTGGGGCCTAAAATGGAAAATAGATCAGAAAAATTTTCTGTGGATTTTCTGATAGGAGGAACGGCAGCCATTTTAGCAAAAAGTGCTGCAGCACCAATTGAGAGAGTAAAGCTTCTGTTGCAAAATCAGGGAGAATTAATGAAGAGGGGTCAACTCAAGAGACCTTATTTGGGAATTGGTGATTGCTTTCGAAGAGTTTTGCGGGAGGAGGGTTTTTTGTCAATGTGGAGGGGAAACCAGGCCAATGTTATAAGATATTTCCCAACTCAG gcttccaactttgctttcAAAGGTTACTACAAGAACCTTTTTGGATATTCAAAAGAGAAAGATGGATATGTCAAGTGGTTTGCAGGCAATGTGGCTTCCGGTAGTGCTGCTGGAGCAACTACTTCCATGTTCCTTTATCACTTGGACTATGCAAGGACTCGGCTAGCAATGGATGCTCACCATTGTCCACTTCATGGTAAACGTCAATTTAAGGGGCTAATAGACGTTTACGGTAAGACATTGTCAAGTGATGGAATTGTTGGCCTCTATCGGGGTTTTGGGGCCTCAATTATGGGAATAACCCTCTACCGAGGCATGTACTTTGGGATCTATGACTCCATGAAACCAATTGTTTTAGTTGGACCCTTAAAG GACAATTTTCCTGCCAGTTTCATGTTGGGTTGGAGCATAACCACTTTCTCTGGAGTCTGTGCCTACCCATTTGACACTGTCCGCAGAAGAATGATGCTAACTTCAGGACAAGAAACAAAGTATAGGAACTCCATGCATGCACTCCGCGAAATAATACGCGTTGAAGGTTTTGCTGCACTTTTTAGAGGAGTAAGCGCAAACATGCTTTATGGTGTGGCAGGGGCTGGAGTACTTGCAGGGTATGACAAATTACACCAAATTGTATATAGACCGAGTCTCATAGAGCCTTCAACAAATAAGAGCTTTGCATGA
- the LOC132600299 gene encoding ADP,ATP carrier protein ER-ANT1 isoform X2: protein MENRSEKFSVDFLIGGTAAILAKSAAAPIERVKLLLQNQGELMKRGQLKRPYLGIGDCFRRVLREEGFLSMWRGNQANVIRYFPTQASNFAFKGYYKNLFGYSKEKDGYVKWFAGNVASGSAAGATTSMFLYHLDYARTRLAMDAHHCPLHGKRQFKGLIDVYGKTLSSDGIVGLYRGFGASIMGITLYRGMYFGIYDSMKPIVLVGPLKDNFPASFMLGWSITTFSGVCAYPFDTVRRRMMLTSGQETKYRNSMHALREIIRVEGFAALFRGVSANMLYGVAGAGVLAGYDKLHQIVYRPSLIEPSTNKSFA, encoded by the exons ATGGAAAATAGATCAGAAAAATTTTCTGTGGATTTTCTGATAGGAGGAACGGCAGCCATTTTAGCAAAAAGTGCTGCAGCACCAATTGAGAGAGTAAAGCTTCTGTTGCAAAATCAGGGAGAATTAATGAAGAGGGGTCAACTCAAGAGACCTTATTTGGGAATTGGTGATTGCTTTCGAAGAGTTTTGCGGGAGGAGGGTTTTTTGTCAATGTGGAGGGGAAACCAGGCCAATGTTATAAGATATTTCCCAACTCAG gcttccaactttgctttcAAAGGTTACTACAAGAACCTTTTTGGATATTCAAAAGAGAAAGATGGATATGTCAAGTGGTTTGCAGGCAATGTGGCTTCCGGTAGTGCTGCTGGAGCAACTACTTCCATGTTCCTTTATCACTTGGACTATGCAAGGACTCGGCTAGCAATGGATGCTCACCATTGTCCACTTCATGGTAAACGTCAATTTAAGGGGCTAATAGACGTTTACGGTAAGACATTGTCAAGTGATGGAATTGTTGGCCTCTATCGGGGTTTTGGGGCCTCAATTATGGGAATAACCCTCTACCGAGGCATGTACTTTGGGATCTATGACTCCATGAAACCAATTGTTTTAGTTGGACCCTTAAAG GACAATTTTCCTGCCAGTTTCATGTTGGGTTGGAGCATAACCACTTTCTCTGGAGTCTGTGCCTACCCATTTGACACTGTCCGCAGAAGAATGATGCTAACTTCAGGACAAGAAACAAAGTATAGGAACTCCATGCATGCACTCCGCGAAATAATACGCGTTGAAGGTTTTGCTGCACTTTTTAGAGGAGTAAGCGCAAACATGCTTTATGGTGTGGCAGGGGCTGGAGTACTTGCAGGGTATGACAAATTACACCAAATTGTATATAGACCGAGTCTCATAGAGCCTTCAACAAATAAGAGCTTTGCATGA
- the LOC132624037 gene encoding uncharacterized protein LOC132624037 codes for MNKFRAKLPGFCRTRAVASIRARSPPQPYKKTGLIKFNDTDSKCSSTEMSFNSVDSRTDSESSGNNNNRVMVVVDPSLDANCALQWALSHTVQSQDTVILLYVGKISKEGEKANSEINQKAYELLFSMKNMCQTRKPGVQVEIVMQEGKEKGPVIVEEAKKHKVSLLVLGQRKRSIMWRLLRIWSRKKSSRVVEYCIQKANCMTIAVRRKSSKSGYLITTKRHKNFWLLA; via the exons ATGAATAAGTTCCGTGCAAAGTTGCCTGGATTCTGCAGGACCCGAGCAGTGGCCAGTATTCGAGCCCGTTCTCCTCCTCAACCTTACAAGAAGACGGGCTTGATCAAATTCAATGACACTGATAGCAAATGTAGCAGCACGGAAATGAGCTTTAACAGCGTTGATTCGAGGACGGATTCTGAGAGTAGTGGCAATAATAATAACAGAGTAATGGTTGTGGTAGATCCTAGTCTTGATGCCAATTGTGCTTTGCAATGGGCACTGTCTCATACTGTCCAAAGTCAGGATACTGTTATTCTTCTCTATGTTGGCAAGATTTCAAAAGAAG GTGAAAAAGCCAACAGCGAAATTAATCAGAAGGCGTATGAACTTCTTTTCTCCATGAAAAATATGTGCCAGACAAGGAAACCAGGA GTGCAAGTGGAGATTGTAATGCAAGAAGGAAAAGAGAAAGGGCCTGTGATTGTTGAAGAAGCAAAGAAACATAAGGTGTCTTTACTGGTGTTAGGACAGAGGAAAAGATCGATAATGTGGCGCCTGCTAAGGATATGGTCAAGGAAAAAGTCAAGTAGAGTTGTGGAATATTGTATTCAAAAAGCAAACTGCATGACAATTGCTGTGAGAAGGAAGAGCAGCAAGTCTGGGTATCTGATTACTACTAAGCGTCATAAGAACTTTTGGCTTTTGGCTTAA